A window of the Citrus sinensis cultivar Valencia sweet orange chromosome 9, DVS_A1.0, whole genome shotgun sequence genome harbors these coding sequences:
- the LOC102623156 gene encoding transcription factor MYB63 gives MGKGRAPCCDKSQVKRGPWSPGEDLRLITFIQKHGHENWRALPKQAGLLRCGKSCRLRWINYLRPDVKRGNFTQEEEDTIIRLHESLGNRWSKIASQLPGRTDNEIKNVWNTHLKKRLSFRDVKKDQESKESSSISSPSSSSSSTIISSGKRRADTELDEHQCDQNNYVPKKPREGHGSMTVSEKLVQQSSETEESNQINTSKGVVMTTKELLDSSCSSDNSVVSNSSQVDATRPKDQMGTSQFGFSEPYDVAIGLNNLEEVNKPEIISISDTGLEIPLECDFDFWSMLDNLGPFQSHEVEASQSTSFGEASDNSREVDSRTWFQYLENELGLEATTEDEIQNSAKVAAAATADPIPQETYETLLKPEVDPGVTYFQLWNASLQSSVCE, from the exons ATGGGAAAAGGGAGAGCTCCATGTTGTGATAAGAGTCAAGTGAAGAGAGGGCCATGGAGTCCTGGTGAAGATTTAAGACTCATCACTTTTATTCAGAAACATGGTCATGAAAATTGGAGAGCGCTTCCTAAACAAGCTG GCCTTCTGCGATGTGGTAAGAGTTGCCGGCTGAGATGGATTAATTACCTGAGACCAGACGTGAAACGGGGGAACTTCACTCAAGAGGAAGAGGACACTATCATAAGGTTACATGAAAGCTTGGGAAACAG GTGGTCCAAAATTGCATCTCAGTTGCCTGGAAGAACAGATAATGAGATTAAAAATGTGTGGAACACACATTTGAAGAAAAGGTTGTCTTTCAGAGATGTTAAAAAAGATCAAGAATCTAAAGAATCTTCATCAATAAGCTCCCCTTCCTCCTCCTCATCCAGCACCATTATATCATCAGGCAAAAGAAGGGCAGATACTGAACTTGATGAGCACCAATGTGACCAAAACAATTACGTGCCCAAAAAGCCTCGTGAAGGACACGGTAGCATGACAGTATCGGAAAAATTAGTACAGCAGAGTTCAGAAACTGAAGAATCAAACCAAATCAACACGAGCAAGGGGGTGGTGATGACGACGAAGGAATTATTAGATTCGTCTTGCTCTTCGGATAACTCAGTTGTGTCAAATTCTAGCCAAGTTGATGCCACAAGGCCGAAAGACCAAATGGGTACATCACAATTTGGGTTTAGTGAACCTTATGATGTTGCCATAGGCTTAAACAATTTAGAAGAGGTGAATAAGCCTGAGATCATTTCAATTTCGGATACGGGGTTAGAGATTCCGTTGGAGTGCGATTTTGATTTCTGGAGCATGTTAGATAACTTGGGACCATTCCAATCACATGAAGTTGAAGCAAGCCAAAGCACAAGTTTTGGAGAAGCAAGTGACAACAGCAGAGAAGTTGACAGCCGAACATGGTTCCAATACTTAGAAAATGAGCTTGGATTAGAGGCAACAACAGaagatgaaattcaaaattcagcAAAAGTGGCAGCAGCTGCAACAGCTGACCCTATACCCCAGGAGACTTATGAGACTTTGCTGAAACCAGAAGTGGACCCCGGAGTCACTTATTTTCAACTGTGGAATGCTTCACTACAAAGTTCCGTTTGCGAGTGA